DNA from Chionomys nivalis chromosome 11, mChiNiv1.1, whole genome shotgun sequence:
ACACATTCATGTGCATGGTCTGGCACCTTCTCAAAGGAGGGACAGAGTGGCAGAACATGTTCccctgtgtatatgcacacacagagaggtaGGGGACCTCATGAAGGTATGCAATTTCAAATGACACACAGGAGGTACTCCATTACTGTTTGCCAAATGTCAGCCAATGAAACAGATGTATATCTGTGTGGCCATGTGGTTCACACAGACGTGCACGACTGTATGTCCAggaacaataaaagaaacaaactcataaGTGAACAAGGTCCATACCCTCCCACCTAAACCTGACTTCCTCGTCCCCACAACCCCCACCCCTCAAGGAGCCCGGGTCACTCATACCACCCTTCACTTTCACCAGGGTGTCCATCTCAGGCTCTGATTGCCCCAGCTGGCTGCACCCATACACTGCTCTGGACATATGGGCCAAGACAGAAACCAGGGACAGGCGAAGCAGGGCGCTAGACAATCCTAGCCAGAACTGGACTACAGGGTCCACGGGGAGCTCAGTACTAGTGACATACGAaagcacaaacacaaaggagagtGGACAGTTCTAGAGGTGGCACTGAACGCAAATGCCCGGCGGTACACGGCTGCCCAAGGCAGTCCGAGCACTCACCCCCCGCGCGGGAGGTGATCAGCACAGACAGGGGCGTCTTTTGTTCCGGTCCCCCGAGGCCGGAGGCGGAGCTGCGCGGCTTGGGGACCGCGACTCCGGCTCCGGCCGGTTTATCCAGGCCAGGTCTTCTGCTCCGTCCAGGTGGACTCGGAGCGGTCACGATGCTGGGCATCCCTTCCCCGCCCCCGGCACAAAGGCGGCTCCCCATCCCTGACGGTGCCCTATCCCAGGCCCACAGCACACCTAAAGCGCGGCGAGTCCTTGATGCATTCCTCGAACTCTACCGTCATGGCTGCGGCGAGCGGCGCTCACTGAACCGAGGACCACGACGCGTCGAGCGGCATCCCCGGCCGGTGGACGGTCCGTCGCGCCCGCGCAGCGCTccgcgcccgcccgcccgcctcgGAATGAGGCCGGCGCGCCGCTGCCCCGCCCCGCCTGTCACCGCCGGGGAGCGTCGCCAAAGTCCGCCGCCGCCTGCACCACCCGCTGTCACCTCCAGGGAGCGTCGCTAAAAGCGCCGCTGCACCCCGTTGCCTGTCACCGTCCTCTGTCCTCAGCCACCGGGGTCAGGGAGCTGGGCCGGCCGCGGCGGTTGGGATTCGGAGAGGTTGGCCCGGCTGCGGGAAAGGGAAGGGCGCGGTTGTCTCACTTCGGGCATCCCTGTCTTGGTTAAACTCAGGGAATTTACAAAACAACATTTAGGAGCGCTCGGTCAGAACGCGGAAACAGACACATTCCGGGAGGACAGGACGGTGGCGGGGAGATCGGGAGTGAAGGGGTGAACAAATTAAGGAGGACACTCGTGCTGAAACAACCCGTCGCCGCGCCCTGTGAGGAAGAGGACAGTGAGCCCCGTCGGGCCCGGAGGACGGCACTTCGCACCCGCTCCCTAAGCTTGGCCCCGCCTCCGTTGCTCGGTCCCGGAGGCTGGGCGGGGTGAGCCGAGTGAGTGCGCAGGCGCCTTACGGCGGGGCAGGGCGGACCCGCGGGCCACGTGCAATCGCCCCGCCCACCAGCTACTCCACCATGGGTTCCTGCGGGACTGTGGGTTCTGTGCGCGCGCGCTACCTCGTGTTCTTCCAGTATTTGGGCACGGACTTCAAGTACGTTTCCCTGTCATCACCTCGGGTGTCTCCACTCGGGCTCGCGGAGGGTTCGCGAGACGCCCTTAGAGGCCGAGACTCCAGGCGGGACAGCTCCCGCAGACGCTACCGATAACTCCCTGCTGTATCTCTCCGCAGTGGGGTCGCGGCCGTGAGGGGTAACCATCGCGCTGTTGGGGTGCAGAACTTCCTGGAGGTGAGCTGTTTTCTCTCGGGGACAATGGGGAGAGAAGCAGCCTACAGCCCCAACCAATCCCGGCCCGCACCCACTCCTGCCTGCACCCTGTCCCTGCAGGAGGCCGCCAAGCGACTGAACTCCGTCGAGCCCATCAGGTTTACTATCTCCAGTCGCACTGATGCCGGAGTGCATGCCCTGAGCAACGCGGCGCACCTGGACATCTGTCGCCGCTCAGACCTGCCGTCTTACTCCCCGGAGGTCGTGACCCAGGCCCTCAATACCCACCTGAAGCACCGTGACATTCGGTGAGCCGGGGATTGAGTACGGTTCTGGTCTGTTCTTTACTAATGTACCCACACCCCACAGTAAGGAAGGCTGAGGTCCAGAACGACATTGTATTCTGGGCAACTTAGAGGTGAGTGGGAGATTTCCCGGGATGAGCCAAATCTGTTTGCCACAGCGTACTGAAGGCCTTCCGAGTGCCCAATGACTTCCATGCTCGCCATGCAGCCACCTCCAGAACCTACCTATACCGTCTGGCCACAGGCTGCTCCTGGCCTGATCAGCTGCCTGTGTTTGAGCAGAATGTATGCTGGGCTCTCCAGACGAAGTGAGTGAACCAAGAACGGGAAGAAAAGGTTCACCATCA
Protein-coding regions in this window:
- the Pusl1 gene encoding tRNA pseudouridine synthase-like 1 isoform X1 — translated: MGSCGTVGSVRARYLVFFQYLGTDFNGVAAVRGNHRAVGVQNFLEVSCFLSGTMGREAAYSPNQSRPAPTPACTLSLQEAAKRLNSVEPIRFTISSRTDAGVHALSNAAHLDICRRSDLPSYSPEVVTQALNTHLKHRDIRVLKAFRVPNDFHARHAATSRTYLYRLATGCSWPDQLPVFEQNVCWALQTKCLDVAAMQEAAQHLIGTHDFSAFQSAGSPTTNPVRTLRRVSVSSGPASPFALPQESRKLQFWTLEFESQSFLYRQVRRMTAVLVAVGQGTLTPTQVKAILESQDPLGKYQTRVAPARGLFLKSVLYDDFGPTS
- the Pusl1 gene encoding tRNA pseudouridine synthase-like 1 isoform X2, producing the protein MGSCGTVGSVRARYLVFFQYLGTDFNGVAAVRGNHRAVGVQNFLEEAAKRLNSVEPIRFTISSRTDAGVHALSNAAHLDICRRSDLPSYSPEVVTQALNTHLKHRDIRVLKAFRVPNDFHARHAATSRTYLYRLATGCSWPDQLPVFEQNVCWALQTKCLDVAAMQEAAQHLIGTHDFSAFQSAGSPTTNPVRTLRRVSVSSGPASPFALPQESRKLQFWTLEFESQSFLYRQVRRMTAVLVAVGQGTLTPTQVKAILESQDPLGKYQTRVAPARGLFLKSVLYDDFGPTS